One Antedon mediterranea chromosome 1, ecAntMedi1.1, whole genome shotgun sequence genomic window, GGGGCCTCCAACGCTGAATGCCTCCGGAGTTTTAGCCTTTTTCGATATATTTTAATGCCCGGGGCGTCTAGGTTTAGCCAGTTagcgctcatagccattacaCCACTGTGCCCGAAGGCAAGTCTAACCTGCCAAGTTGCACATTCTTTACAGGATGCAGACTTGGTTCCTAGCAGTTATGTTGAAGTTGATTTTAGAGCAGTCACAAGTAGAAAGTGTCAGAGAATTCGTAGCAGAGATAAGTTGATGTCATCCCTGGCAGAGATGAGCGGAGGAATTGAACATGTGCAAATAAGTAAGTGAAAAAActcaaataaaaaatcaaattattttctgACTTTTTATATAAACTGATCTGAATACCACTACAGTACCTTTAATCCAGTTTTTTAAAGTCTCCATTTCAAACTTGAAATATCAACATATGgattttgccatgcaaaccttcaaacaatatagaatattttgtacatttttttaaattttaggtgATGCTGAGTTGCATTGTAAACATTATCACATAGTCTGGGCAGATTTAAGAAATTTAGAACAGTTTGAGAACAAATTAAATAGTTGTGGGATTGACAAATGGTAGGTTATTCTGTTGTTTTGtcacatttttatataatttaagcTAGTTACTACCTATAGGTTtattaagataagataaatctttattgtcttGAACACAACCAGATgaacatgaaattggttttccttagatgcttaaaaacacatacaatatataaaacattaaaaatatcaatacaatacattaaaactatatacagtagtaaacaagtaaacaaactATTTTGGAATGTTGTGTTGGAAACATGAATAGAGTTGTGGACAAATGATTTCCTACATCGAGTGGTATTGCACATTAAAGGACGAATTCTACCTGATTTATTTACAACATATTTATCATTCAATGGGTGTGAGTTATCTTCCATTATTTTCTTAACTTGGCTAATAACATCCAATGAAAGTAGATAGGTTTGCCTAAAgtgtgtacagtattatgttcTTTATGTTAAGTTAAGAGTAGTTTGTCAGGCCGGTTTTATATTGTGTAACGTAAGTATTTATTGTGTTTATGCTGGCTAATGAATTATATCTTATTTTTGTTATCTGCAGCCTACCAACGCTATTCCTTGCGGAGTGTGTCCTAGTGTATATGCCGATGGAAAAATCAAATGAATTACTGTCATGGATTTCAAGCAAGTTTGACTCGGCGGTGTTTGTCAACTACGAACAAGTTAACATGCTTGACCGATTCGGGCAAGTGATGGTCAACAACCTACGTAGTCGTAAATGTGACTTGTGTGGCATAGAACCTTGTTCAAGCCTAAAAACTCAGGTagcttttcattttttaaagaattgttttgttttgtttatatatttaagcAAATTTCCAAGGAtaacaatgtatttttgttCTAGGAGCAAAGATTTACATCAAATGGATGGACGAGTAGCTGTGCAATAGATATGATGGACATTTATCATCATTTACCAGATTTAGACAGAATAGTGCGCTTAGAATTTCTCGATGAGACAGAACTTCTTGAACAGCTTCTAACACATTACTGTATTTGTACAGCTTATAAAGATTCAAAGAATATAGGTTGGTACTACAGTAGAAtccctattcatgggacactTTCACATGAAACGAACAATCGGGAATATATGCTGAACACTATGGGTAATATATGCTGAACACTATGGGTAATATATGCTGAACACTATGGGTAATATATGC contains:
- the LOC140063089 gene encoding leucine carboxyl methyltransferase 1-like → MSDEAIQATNDDASMCKRYAVEKGYWKDPFIDLLVKLGERKAPEINRGYYARVEGIRTLLEKFLRLTECKGQVVSLGAGFDTTLWRLKDADLVPSSYVEVDFRAVTSRKCQRIRSRDKLMSSLAEMSGGIEHVQISDAELHCKHYHIVWADLRNLEQFENKLNSCGIDKCLPTLFLAECVLVYMPMEKSNELLSWISSKFDSAVFVNYEQVNMLDRFGQVMVNNLRSRKCDLCGIEPCSSLKTQEQRFTSNGWTSSCAIDMMDIYHHLPDLDRIVRLEFLDETELLEQLLTHYCICTAYKDSKNIGLSSISPKS